The Vibrio ishigakensis genome has a window encoding:
- a CDS encoding DUF2750 domain-containing protein gives MTTLTIPKDPQERFNLFFKSAIESKKIWLLIDEYGSVMLNTDDEECVPVWPSDEHALQWATGEWEGFTAEPISIAKWKSRWTRGLEEDELSLVVYPDQDGEGIILYPDEFEFELVKRENKARR, from the coding sequence ATGACAACGCTTACTATCCCTAAAGATCCTCAAGAGCGCTTCAACCTTTTCTTCAAATCTGCCATCGAATCGAAAAAGATTTGGCTACTGATCGATGAATACGGCAGTGTGATGCTCAATACCGACGATGAAGAGTGCGTGCCTGTATGGCCATCAGATGAACATGCCCTGCAGTGGGCAACCGGAGAATGGGAGGGCTTTACGGCTGAGCCTATTTCTATCGCGAAGTGGAAATCTCGTTGGACGCGAGGCCTAGAAGAAGATGAATTATCACTGGTGGTGTACCCTGATCAAGACGGTGAAGGAATCATTCTTTACCCAGATGAATTTGAATTCGAATTAGTAAAACGAGAGAACAAAGCTCGTCGATAA
- a CDS encoding TetR/AcrR family transcriptional regulator, with protein MAQRKQGRRTAEEAERTKLEILASAAFLFCEKGYNQVSIRDISEQAGVTHSLIRHYFGAKVQIWRAIIDEIHEFVDAYCAKLEDHIDTELPDNERLYRYLCHFMAYMLKKPQLCQIMLDYIHHPENEAQEGEEFSPHIQELVTKAYSDMPRIVTALAVNPGQIMWRFLIHSGGAVAFKPFMSSAWPGMSHDEGLLEHWKIYERDLVLELNIAEENRLTYSSLEDLVLKISVLDEETEKFYEEKFNKCI; from the coding sequence ATGGCGCAAAGAAAACAAGGGCGAAGAACCGCAGAAGAGGCAGAAAGAACTAAGCTGGAGATACTGGCGAGTGCTGCGTTTCTATTCTGTGAGAAAGGCTATAACCAAGTCTCGATCCGAGACATCAGTGAACAAGCCGGAGTCACCCATAGCCTGATTCGTCACTACTTTGGCGCTAAGGTTCAGATCTGGCGAGCCATCATCGATGAAATTCACGAGTTTGTAGATGCCTACTGCGCAAAGCTAGAAGATCATATTGATACTGAACTTCCTGACAACGAGCGACTCTATCGCTACTTATGCCACTTCATGGCGTACATGCTGAAAAAACCTCAGCTGTGTCAGATCATGCTCGACTATATCCATCACCCAGAAAATGAAGCCCAAGAGGGTGAAGAGTTCAGTCCTCATATTCAAGAGTTGGTGACTAAAGCCTATTCTGATATGCCGCGAATAGTGACTGCGCTTGCGGTTAATCCGGGTCAGATCATGTGGCGATTTTTGATTCATTCTGGTGGTGCGGTTGCGTTTAAACCCTTCATGAGTTCCGCTTGGCCGGGAATGTCTCACGATGAGGGACTTCTAGAGCATTGGAAGATCTATGAGCGAGATCTGGTTTTGGAATTAAATATTGCCGAGGAAAATCGCTTAACCTATTCATCTCTTGAAGACCTAGTATTAAAAATTTCTGTTTTGGATGAGGAAACTGAGAAGTTCTACGAAGAAAAATTTAATAAGTGCATATAA
- a CDS encoding magnesium transporter, with translation MSANALPSAPEGKGRTFARSILNFVLYIVKMVSIFAVVAGSSVALSHLGEIHGKDLPAEYFSNGYPTILKLLDSEIFMGFIFFVTLAVVVYVLYLFWQLHEIAVHKAAKMSSAHTQIVFALSLCGLFISKTWWVLAIIIAFARWDVIGDSISKVIRNGVSKPKAIENKE, from the coding sequence ATGTCTGCAAATGCTTTGCCTTCAGCACCTGAAGGGAAGGGACGTACATTCGCAAGGAGCATTTTAAATTTTGTACTTTATATCGTGAAAATGGTGTCCATTTTTGCGGTAGTCGCTGGCTCTTCAGTGGCGCTTTCGCATCTAGGCGAGATTCACGGAAAGGATCTACCTGCGGAATATTTCTCAAACGGCTATCCAACCATCTTGAAGCTTCTAGATTCTGAAATCTTTATGGGCTTTATCTTCTTTGTCACCCTAGCCGTGGTTGTCTACGTTCTTTATCTCTTTTGGCAACTCCATGAAATCGCAGTCCATAAAGCTGCAAAAATGTCGAGCGCACACACTCAGATCGTTTTTGCTCTCTCTCTATGCGGCCTGTTTATCAGCAAAACCTGGTGGGTTCTTGCCATCATCATCGCCTTTGCACGCTGGGATGTGATTGGAGACTCTATCTCCAAGGTTATCCGTAACGGTGTGTCCAAACCAAAAGCTATCGAGAATAAGGAGTAA
- a CDS encoding efflux RND transporter permease subunit has product MNIADYSIKNRVISWMFIVILAIGGISAFGNLGRLEDPAFTIKDAMVIATYPGATTLEVEEELTYPLEKAIRQLPYVDNITSTTSAGKTQIMVSMGMQYGPDELPQIWDEMRRKINDLQPSLPQGVQGISIMDDFGDVYGMSLVLTGKAYTYPELKRFADFLSRELELVDGVGKVMITGDQQEQIFVEMSTDRLTALNLDSNTVVGLINQQNAVQDAGKVMVSGESLRLRPTGNMSSLEELENLIIHGRDTGKLIRLKDIADIKQGIVEEPQNLVLFNGEPALNIGISFASGVNVVEIGKAIHNRLVELDSEMPVGMNVDVFYDQSHEVANSVDGFIVSLAQAVGIVIIVLLFAMGLRSGLIIGLVLLLTVFGTFILMDYNKIELHRISLGALIIALGMLVDNAIVVVEGILVGIKKGLSKADAAIAIVKQTQWPLLGATVIAITAFAPIGLSQDATGEFMGSLFWVLCFSLFLSWVTALTITPFLAEKFLKDETSQVNEDDLYKGFIFTLFKNTLVFALRFRKLAIATLMVLLVTTVLGFGSVKQQFFPVSNTPIFYVNVWLPEGTDIRETTDITKEIEQYVRAKEDVEYVATTIGQGWQRYSLTYQPEKSYTSYAQLLVRTNSLDIMFDVIADLDKNLPTQFPSGDFRMQVVEFGPSPASKIEARVVGPDTQVLRSIATDIEAIIASDPGARNVRNNWREQNKVLVPAFNESKARRLGISKQDLSATLDMTFGGSAMGMLRDGTKQLPIIARLPEIEREDIQTLKLMQIWSPVLQSYVPIEQVVDNLTLDWEESIIMRRDRKREISVLADHDILSDETPAVLFSRVRPLVEAYQLPEGYHLDWGGEYESENDAQEALGAAMPLGYLLMFIITVFLFNSFRKPLVIWFTVPLSIIGVSFGLLATGLPFSFTALLGLLSLSGMILKNGIVLMDQINMDLDSGKAPYTAVIDSAMSRVKPVSMAALTTILGLIPLVADPFFGSMAVTIMAGLGFATVLTLVVVPLLFATFYKVHPES; this is encoded by the coding sequence ATGAATATCGCAGACTACTCAATCAAAAACCGCGTCATCAGTTGGATGTTTATTGTCATCTTGGCCATTGGCGGTATCAGTGCCTTTGGTAACCTTGGTCGCCTTGAAGATCCGGCCTTTACCATTAAAGATGCCATGGTCATCGCTACCTATCCTGGCGCGACCACGCTTGAGGTTGAAGAAGAGCTCACCTACCCGCTAGAAAAAGCGATTCGTCAGCTTCCATATGTGGATAACATCACCTCGACGACCTCAGCGGGTAAAACCCAAATTATGGTGAGCATGGGCATGCAATATGGTCCCGATGAACTGCCCCAAATTTGGGATGAAATGCGCCGTAAGATCAATGATCTTCAGCCTAGCCTACCTCAGGGTGTACAAGGTATTTCCATAATGGATGACTTTGGTGACGTTTATGGTATGTCACTAGTGCTTACCGGCAAGGCCTACACCTACCCTGAGCTTAAGCGCTTTGCAGACTTCCTGTCGCGCGAGCTAGAGCTTGTCGATGGCGTAGGTAAGGTGATGATCACTGGCGATCAGCAAGAACAAATCTTTGTTGAGATGTCTACCGACCGCCTAACCGCTTTAAACCTTGATTCAAACACGGTTGTTGGCCTTATCAATCAGCAAAATGCTGTTCAAGATGCAGGTAAAGTCATGGTCTCGGGAGAAAGCCTGCGCCTTCGCCCTACCGGCAACATGTCTTCTCTGGAAGAGCTTGAAAACCTGATCATCCATGGTCGCGATACCGGCAAGCTTATCCGCCTAAAAGACATTGCTGATATCAAGCAAGGCATTGTGGAAGAACCGCAAAACTTGGTTCTGTTCAACGGCGAACCCGCTCTAAACATCGGTATCTCGTTTGCATCTGGCGTAAACGTGGTAGAGATAGGTAAAGCTATTCATAACAGGCTGGTAGAACTGGATAGCGAGATGCCTGTGGGTATGAACGTAGATGTGTTCTACGACCAATCCCATGAAGTTGCCAACTCGGTTGACGGCTTTATCGTAAGCCTCGCTCAAGCGGTAGGCATCGTAATTATCGTGTTGCTGTTTGCTATGGGGCTGCGAAGCGGTCTTATTATAGGCTTGGTTCTGCTACTTACCGTGTTCGGCACCTTCATCTTGATGGATTACAACAAGATTGAGCTACACCGCATCTCCCTTGGGGCTCTGATCATTGCGCTGGGTATGTTGGTAGATAACGCAATCGTGGTTGTCGAAGGCATATTGGTCGGTATTAAGAAGGGCTTGTCTAAGGCTGACGCTGCTATCGCCATCGTCAAACAAACTCAGTGGCCACTGCTTGGCGCAACTGTCATTGCTATCACAGCATTTGCGCCTATCGGTCTATCTCAAGATGCGACCGGTGAGTTCATGGGCTCTCTATTCTGGGTTCTGTGTTTCTCGCTGTTCCTAAGCTGGGTAACCGCGCTGACCATCACCCCTTTCTTGGCCGAGAAGTTCCTGAAGGACGAGACCTCACAGGTAAATGAAGATGATCTATACAAGGGCTTTATCTTCACTCTGTTTAAGAACACCTTGGTATTCGCGCTACGCTTTAGAAAGCTAGCTATTGCCACGCTAATGGTGCTTTTAGTTACCACCGTACTGGGTTTTGGTTCGGTAAAACAGCAGTTCTTCCCTGTTTCAAATACACCTATTTTTTATGTGAACGTGTGGCTTCCTGAAGGCACCGATATTCGTGAAACCACTGACATCACCAAAGAGATAGAGCAATACGTTCGAGCAAAAGAGGATGTGGAGTATGTAGCGACCACCATAGGTCAAGGTTGGCAACGCTACTCCCTAACCTATCAACCTGAGAAGTCCTACACCTCGTACGCGCAGCTTTTGGTTCGCACCAACAGCTTGGATATCATGTTTGATGTAATCGCAGACCTTGATAAGAACCTGCCAACACAATTCCCGAGCGGTGACTTCCGTATGCAGGTAGTAGAGTTTGGTCCATCTCCGGCTTCTAAGATTGAAGCGCGTGTTGTAGGCCCTGACACTCAAGTGCTGCGCAGTATCGCTACGGATATCGAAGCTATCATTGCTAGCGACCCTGGCGCTCGTAATGTTCGTAACAACTGGCGTGAGCAAAACAAGGTACTGGTGCCTGCGTTTAACGAATCTAAGGCGCGTCGCTTAGGCATCTCTAAACAAGATCTCTCTGCAACCCTTGATATGACATTTGGCGGTTCAGCTATGGGGATGCTTCGTGACGGTACTAAACAGTTGCCTATCATTGCGCGCCTACCTGAGATTGAACGCGAAGACATTCAAACCTTGAAGCTGATGCAGATCTGGAGCCCAGTACTGCAAAGCTATGTTCCAATTGAGCAGGTGGTTGATAACCTTACCCTAGACTGGGAAGAATCCATCATTATGCGTCGTGACCGTAAACGTGAAATCTCCGTGCTTGCTGACCACGATATTCTTAGTGATGAGACTCCTGCTGTTCTGTTTAGCCGTGTCCGCCCTCTTGTTGAAGCCTATCAACTACCCGAAGGCTACCATTTAGACTGGGGCGGAGAGTATGAATCTGAGAACGATGCGCAGGAGGCGCTGGGCGCGGCTATGCCGTTGGGTTACCTACTCATGTTTATCATCACGGTATTTTTATTTAACTCGTTCAGAAAACCTCTGGTTATCTGGTTTACCGTGCCTTTGTCTATCATTGGCGTGAGCTTCGGTCTGTTAGCAACGGGTCTACCGTTTAGCTTTACCGCCCTGCTTGGTCTATTGAGCCTTAGCGGTATGATCTTGAAAAATGGCATCGTACTGATGGATCAGATCAACATGGACCTAGATAGCGGTAAGGCCCCGTATACGGCGGTGATCGACAGTGCTATGAGCCGTGTTAAGCCGGTAAGTATGGCAGCTCTGACGACCATTCTTGGTTTGATACCTCTGGTAGCCGACCCGTTCTTTGGGTCAATGGCGGTGACCATAATGGCAGGTCTAGGATTTGCAACTGTACTCACCTTGGTAGTAGTGCCACTTCTGTTTGCGACCTTCTATAAGGTGCATCCGGAAAGCTAA
- a CDS encoding HlyD family secretion protein, translated as MKEIMLPYILVCWLLVKTGIVKWNLRSGTLMVSIGMFIATMLFISHRFWSPADLTDSTTVKAPHAVLSPLIGQEVDQVFVTHNQMVKKGDVIYTLRTEDSVSQVESLNAQKAAYEAEILSLKTQQTNDKRTLNRLIKLDDFAQESEKDDARTRIESADAKMASAHAQIKSIEAQLATAEWENSRREVRAPFDGQLSITNISEGTRLGNMHLYDINKKFVEMRIPDQTYRGIKIGQFAEFYVDAYPGEIFRGRVHSVTTGTGEAQVSVRQGSQHVRQHVGNNTNSHGRTIVIEFEEPEGYNIPIGATGSGWVSADKPHPLLGFMDIIGAATVRLKAYKTYLSAL; from the coding sequence ATGAAAGAGATTATGCTGCCTTATATCTTGGTCTGCTGGTTGTTGGTTAAGACTGGCATTGTTAAGTGGAACCTGCGTAGCGGCACACTAATGGTGAGCATTGGTATGTTCATCGCGACAATGCTGTTTATCTCGCACCGTTTCTGGTCTCCAGCGGATTTGACTGACAGTACAACGGTTAAAGCGCCCCACGCAGTGCTAAGTCCACTCATCGGCCAAGAGGTTGATCAGGTATTCGTTACCCACAACCAAATGGTTAAGAAGGGCGATGTTATTTATACGCTGCGCACTGAAGATTCGGTGTCTCAGGTAGAAAGCTTGAATGCTCAGAAAGCGGCTTATGAAGCTGAGATCCTATCTCTTAAGACCCAGCAGACCAACGACAAGCGTACACTTAATCGTTTGATCAAACTGGATGACTTTGCTCAAGAGTCTGAAAAGGATGATGCACGAACTCGCATCGAATCAGCGGATGCAAAAATGGCCTCTGCACATGCTCAAATCAAGAGTATTGAAGCGCAACTTGCGACTGCAGAGTGGGAAAACTCTCGTCGCGAGGTTAGAGCACCATTTGATGGGCAGCTTTCTATCACCAACATCTCTGAGGGTACTCGTCTAGGTAACATGCATCTGTACGATATCAACAAGAAGTTTGTAGAGATGCGTATTCCAGACCAAACCTATCGAGGCATCAAAATCGGTCAGTTTGCTGAATTCTATGTTGATGCGTATCCAGGCGAAATCTTCCGTGGTCGTGTTCACAGTGTGACCACAGGTACGGGTGAAGCTCAGGTATCGGTACGTCAGGGTTCTCAACATGTGAGACAGCACGTTGGCAACAATACCAACTCGCACGGTCGTACTATCGTTATCGAGTTTGAAGAGCCAGAAGGTTATAACATCCCAATCGGTGCTACCGGTTCAGGCTGGGTATCGGCTGATAAGCCTCATCCACTGCTTGGCTTTATGGACATCATAGGTGCTGCGACCGTTAGACTTAAAGCTTACAAGACCTACCTATCTGCACTGTAA
- the dkgB gene encoding 2,5-didehydrogluconate reductase DkgB, translating to MKTMPYLGAGTFRLKEQAAYDSVMMALKAGYRHIDTAQIYGNEAEVGNAMVDSNVPRKEIFLTTKVWMDKFSKETFLPSVHESLEKLKTDYVDLLLIHWPLKNEEVSMQEYLTELKAAKDQGLVKQIGVSNFTNAQLKQAIEILGEGVIYTNQVEVHPYLQNRKVVELCKANDVIVTGYMPFAYGDVLKDETIIRIADSHKATPAQIVLAWMRQNDFVTIPSSTKQKNIESNLKADSVTLSQSDLEEIATLDRNHRLANPDFAPEWD from the coding sequence ATGAAAACAATGCCTTATTTAGGTGCTGGCACCTTCCGCCTTAAAGAACAAGCTGCTTACGACTCAGTAATGATGGCGCTTAAGGCTGGTTACCGTCATATCGATACAGCTCAAATCTACGGTAACGAAGCGGAAGTGGGCAATGCGATGGTGGACTCAAATGTGCCTCGCAAAGAGATTTTTCTAACCACTAAGGTGTGGATGGATAAATTTTCTAAAGAGACTTTTCTGCCTAGCGTTCATGAAAGCTTAGAAAAGCTGAAAACAGACTATGTCGACCTGCTGCTTATCCATTGGCCTCTAAAGAATGAAGAGGTTTCAATGCAGGAATACCTTACTGAGCTTAAGGCTGCGAAAGACCAGGGCTTAGTGAAGCAGATTGGTGTTTCTAACTTCACTAACGCTCAGCTTAAGCAAGCTATCGAGATTCTGGGTGAGGGCGTTATCTACACCAACCAAGTCGAAGTTCATCCATACTTGCAAAACCGTAAGGTTGTGGAACTGTGTAAAGCGAACGATGTAATTGTGACTGGCTACATGCCGTTTGCTTACGGTGATGTGCTTAAAGATGAAACCATCATTCGCATTGCTGATTCTCACAAAGCGACTCCTGCGCAAATCGTATTGGCTTGGATGCGTCAAAATGATTTTGTGACCATCCCATCTTCGACTAAGCAGAAGAATATTGAGAGCAATCTGAAAGCTGACTCAGTGACGCTGTCACAATCTGATTTAGAAGAGATTGCAACTCTGGATAGAAACCACAGATTGGCGAATCCTGATTTCGCTCCTGAGTGGGACTAA
- a CDS encoding efflux RND transporter periplasmic adaptor subunit: MKLLTLIFTAFISLLLVGCDVSHSDEVAEEFSKPVKVTQLELQNHAPIYQFLGEVVPVQNSPISFRVGGELESISVEMGQKVKQGQLLAQLDSIDFELAVQAAKTQFDLTKAEYQRAKRLQSQKLISKDSFDQAFTQYKTSEAALEQARTDLSYTKIYAPFSGVVSLRHVNTHQVVGPQQPIVNVIDNGTYNVSVSVPVNIAHRLMGRDPRLVFISDTLDTPFPAHMAEVSSQPDADTNSYLVTVAFSSAKPLMPGNSGQLQVFLDDAIQTEEPIQESAWLDSRLEQNTRSGQVWVFDPDSSRVSRRHVSVNMVSGSISGVHNGEWIVESGVNQLVDNQIVRPWVRERGI; this comes from the coding sequence GTGAAACTACTAACTTTGATCTTTACTGCGTTTATCAGCTTGCTACTTGTTGGGTGTGATGTCTCACATTCCGATGAGGTAGCGGAAGAGTTCTCTAAACCAGTAAAAGTGACGCAACTTGAGTTGCAAAATCATGCCCCTATTTACCAATTCTTGGGTGAGGTTGTGCCTGTGCAGAACTCACCTATCTCTTTTCGAGTAGGTGGCGAGCTTGAATCTATTTCGGTTGAAATGGGTCAGAAAGTTAAACAAGGCCAACTGCTGGCGCAGCTAGACAGCATCGATTTTGAGCTGGCAGTTCAAGCTGCTAAAACTCAATTTGATCTAACCAAAGCTGAGTATCAAAGGGCTAAGCGTCTTCAAAGCCAAAAGCTCATCAGTAAAGACAGCTTTGACCAAGCTTTCACCCAATATAAAACCAGTGAAGCAGCACTTGAGCAGGCTCGAACAGACCTTTCTTATACCAAGATCTACGCGCCGTTTTCTGGGGTGGTGTCACTGCGTCATGTGAATACACATCAGGTTGTAGGCCCGCAACAGCCAATCGTGAACGTAATCGACAACGGTACCTACAACGTTTCGGTTTCGGTTCCAGTGAACATTGCACACCGTCTCATGGGACGAGATCCAAGACTGGTGTTTATCAGCGATACCCTAGACACCCCATTCCCTGCTCACATGGCTGAGGTTTCCAGCCAGCCAGATGCAGACACCAACAGCTATCTGGTTACAGTGGCGTTTAGCTCGGCTAAGCCTCTAATGCCAGGTAACAGTGGTCAGCTACAGGTATTCCTAGATGATGCCATCCAGACAGAAGAACCTATTCAAGAGTCCGCTTGGTTAGATTCTCGATTAGAGCAAAACACACGCTCAGGTCAGGTTTGGGTATTCGATCCAGATTCTTCTCGAGTAAGCCGTCGTCATGTTTCGGTAAACATGGTTTCTGGCTCGATAAGTGGCGTCCATAACGGTGAGTGGATCGTTGAAAGCGGCGTAAACCAATTGGTCGATAACCAAATCGTTCGCCCATGGGTGAGAGAGCGAGGCATCTAA
- a CDS encoding lactoylglutathione lyase family protein, giving the protein MAIVAPNTNHTYPRSFSHIGISVPDLEAAVKFYTEVLGWYLIMEPTKIVEDDSAIGEMCTDVFGAGWESFRIAHLSTGDRIGVELFQFKSQENPEDNFEYWKTGVFHFCVQDPDVEGLAEKIVAAGGKKRMKAPRYYYPGEKPYRMIYMEDPFGNILEIYSHSYELHYSSGAYN; this is encoded by the coding sequence ATGGCGATTGTAGCCCCGAACACTAACCACACTTATCCTAGAAGCTTTAGCCATATCGGTATCTCAGTGCCTGACCTAGAGGCTGCGGTGAAGTTCTATACCGAAGTACTGGGTTGGTACCTGATTATGGAGCCGACCAAGATCGTGGAGGACGATTCTGCGATTGGTGAGATGTGTACCGATGTATTCGGTGCTGGCTGGGAGAGTTTTCGTATTGCTCACCTATCAACAGGCGACCGCATTGGTGTCGAGCTGTTTCAGTTTAAGAGTCAAGAGAATCCAGAAGATAACTTCGAGTATTGGAAAACCGGTGTATTCCATTTCTGCGTGCAAGACCCTGATGTTGAGGGTCTGGCCGAGAAGATTGTTGCGGCTGGTGGTAAGAAGCGCATGAAGGCACCTCGTTACTACTATCCGGGTGAAAAGCCGTATCGCATGATCTATATGGAAGACCCGTTTGGTAACATTCTTGAGATCTACAGCCATAGCTATGAGTTACATTATTCTAGTGGCGCCTATAACTAG
- a CDS encoding LysR family transcriptional regulator yields the protein MQLLNNLHVFIALMQTHSTQRAAKKLGRSQSYVSKVLAQLREDLDDPLFVRSAEGLSPTSYAVSIYPKLQTALEQVNHALEPEDFDPKNIDRVCIHILEPVLTMHGKEIILKIREQTDALIEVRTWNHLSEGMIIDEEVDLGIHVLSDKPQTLWQHRLFRGSGQFNGNLDGCYIKFMSTGVNEHLNRFQEVRPDAEVDIMVDNQALLNQLKDIGYTMDFVPYSEDADHPDLDIDLAVVMKAAKRKSPKYQWLLGIIESIATSIK from the coding sequence ATGCAACTTCTCAATAATCTCCACGTTTTTATCGCATTGATGCAAACCCACTCCACTCAAAGAGCGGCTAAAAAACTGGGGCGCTCTCAGTCTTACGTTTCTAAGGTTCTGGCTCAGCTTCGAGAAGATCTGGATGACCCTTTGTTTGTCCGTAGTGCCGAAGGTCTCTCCCCTACCTCTTATGCGGTAAGCATCTATCCCAAGCTGCAAACAGCGCTCGAACAAGTAAACCATGCGTTAGAGCCAGAGGATTTTGACCCCAAGAATATCGATAGAGTCTGCATTCACATTCTTGAGCCAGTGCTTACCATGCATGGCAAAGAGATAATCCTTAAGATAAGAGAGCAAACCGATGCCCTTATTGAAGTGCGCACCTGGAATCATCTTTCTGAAGGGATGATTATCGATGAAGAGGTTGACCTCGGTATTCACGTTCTCAGCGACAAGCCGCAAACGCTGTGGCAACACCGACTCTTCCGAGGATCTGGTCAGTTCAATGGCAACCTTGATGGCTGCTATATCAAGTTCATGTCAACGGGAGTGAATGAGCATTTGAACCGCTTTCAAGAGGTTAGGCCGGATGCTGAAGTCGATATCATGGTGGACAATCAAGCCCTGCTCAATCAGCTGAAAGACATTGGCTATACCATGGATTTCGTACCATACAGCGAAGACGCCGACCATCCAGATCTGGATATTGACCTTGCTGTGGTGATGAAGGCAGCTAAACGTAAATCACCAAAGTATCAATGGTTGCTTGGCATCATAGAGTCCATTGCAACATCAATAAAATAA
- a CDS encoding efflux RND transporter periplasmic adaptor subunit → MKRIITITAIASLLSGCFGQTQQHQAPPLVLKTFQVDQVVELGSRDFIGVTIPAELTPISFLADGEITSLSIKSGDRVSKGDVLASLDNTRIKQQLKEAKIELDLANKQLDRAKRLQKQKMISAAEFDGINSNFKLASIQYKSLQRRLDQTQLIAPFDALVATVEKEQAQNVTTAEPVLTLYRTDRIHVDLNVTEEVLLSLNPQVGKEVSVQFEAFAEPVSGKLMLWSEEPTVNRSNYLMRFEIQELDRKVLPGTSAHVTIPLENQKNEPAYLIPANILVPAKEQGAFDVWLYQDNKPTKQSVEVYSITKQGAVISQGLEQGDLLITNQLSKLTQNREFKIAGEATK, encoded by the coding sequence ATGAAAAGAATCATCACGATAACTGCCATCGCAAGCTTGCTAAGTGGCTGTTTTGGTCAAACGCAGCAGCATCAAGCGCCGCCTTTAGTTCTTAAGACCTTTCAAGTTGACCAGGTGGTTGAGTTAGGAAGCCGCGATTTCATCGGTGTAACTATCCCTGCTGAGCTTACTCCTATCTCGTTTCTAGCCGATGGCGAGATTACCAGTTTGTCCATCAAATCGGGTGATCGCGTCTCTAAAGGTGACGTGCTTGCCAGCCTCGACAACACCCGCATCAAGCAGCAGCTTAAAGAAGCGAAGATTGAGCTCGATCTTGCTAATAAACAGTTAGACCGCGCCAAACGCCTGCAAAAGCAGAAGATGATCTCAGCCGCTGAATTCGATGGCATCAATAGCAACTTCAAGCTAGCGAGCATTCAATATAAATCGCTACAGCGCCGCTTGGATCAAACACAGCTTATCGCCCCCTTTGATGCGCTAGTGGCCACTGTTGAGAAAGAGCAGGCACAAAACGTTACCACCGCAGAGCCAGTGCTGACCCTGTATCGCACCGACAGAATCCACGTGGATCTTAACGTGACTGAAGAAGTGCTGCTTAGCCTTAACCCGCAAGTGGGTAAAGAAGTCAGCGTGCAGTTTGAAGCCTTTGCAGAGCCGGTATCAGGCAAGCTTATGCTTTGGTCCGAGGAGCCGACGGTAAATCGCAGCAACTACCTGATGCGCTTCGAGATTCAAGAATTGGATAGAAAGGTTCTGCCCGGTACATCGGCGCATGTGACGATTCCTCTCGAAAATCAGAAGAACGAGCCCGCCTATCTGATCCCAGCCAATATTTTAGTGCCAGCTAAAGAGCAAGGCGCATTTGATGTTTGGCTATATCAAGACAACAAGCCGACCAAGCAAAGCGTTGAGGTGTATTCCATCACCAAACAGGGCGCGGTTATCAGCCAAGGTCTAGAGCAAGGTGACCTTTTGATAACCAATCAACTATCAAAACTGACTCAAAACCGTGAGTTCAAGATCGCGGGTGAGGCAACGAAGTAA